In the genome of Hyphobacterium sp. CCMP332, one region contains:
- the accC gene encoding acetyl-CoA carboxylase biotin carboxylase subunit translates to MFKKILIANRGEIALRIIRTCREMGISTVAVYSTADKESLHVRFADEAVCIGPPQSSESYLNIPRLLAAAEITNADAIHPGYGFLSENADFSAICEEYKIKFIGASANMINGMGDKASAKATMKKAGVPTIPGTDGLLKSVQEGMKLAEKMKYPVLLKATAGGGGKGMRIVKKADEFEAAWKSAKQEAAASFGNDGLYMEKFIEQPRHVEIQIIGDQFGTVCHLSERDCSIQRRHQKLIEETPSQILNDDLRERMGEAAIIGAQAINYEGAGTVEFLVDKNGDFYFMEMNTRIQVEHPITEEVTDYDLIKEQIKVAAGIPISGKNYFPKLCSMECRINAEDPENGFRPSPGRITNLHIPGGHKVRVDSHVYAGYTIPPNYDSMIAKLIVSAQTREECLVRMKRALQEFVIEGIKTTIPFHIKMMDNEIFKSGKYSTKFLDEYAYKDL, encoded by the coding sequence ATGTTTAAAAAAATACTCATCGCCAATAGAGGCGAAATAGCTCTTAGAATTATCCGGACCTGTAGGGAAATGGGCATTAGTACGGTTGCCGTGTATTCCACAGCTGACAAAGAAAGCTTGCATGTCCGATTTGCTGATGAAGCAGTTTGTATTGGTCCTCCTCAAAGCTCTGAAAGCTATTTGAATATACCGCGGTTGCTGGCAGCTGCAGAAATAACCAATGCAGATGCAATTCATCCGGGATATGGTTTTCTATCAGAAAATGCTGATTTCAGCGCTATTTGTGAAGAATACAAGATAAAATTTATTGGTGCCAGTGCCAACATGATCAATGGTATGGGCGATAAAGCTTCCGCTAAAGCCACGATGAAAAAGGCCGGTGTTCCTACAATTCCCGGAACGGATGGTTTATTGAAATCTGTCCAGGAGGGAATGAAATTGGCTGAGAAAATGAAATACCCTGTTCTTCTGAAAGCAACCGCCGGTGGTGGTGGTAAGGGAATGCGGATTGTCAAAAAAGCCGATGAATTTGAAGCAGCATGGAAAAGTGCAAAACAGGAGGCAGCAGCCTCTTTTGGAAATGATGGCTTGTACATGGAAAAATTCATAGAGCAGCCAAGACACGTAGAAATTCAAATAATAGGCGATCAGTTTGGAACGGTTTGTCATCTCTCAGAAAGAGACTGCTCCATTCAGCGAAGACATCAAAAGCTTATTGAAGAAACCCCATCTCAGATACTTAATGATGATCTGAGAGAAAGAATGGGTGAAGCCGCAATAATAGGTGCTCAGGCCATAAATTATGAGGGAGCCGGAACAGTAGAGTTTCTTGTTGATAAAAACGGTGATTTTTATTTCATGGAAATGAACACCCGGATTCAGGTCGAACATCCAATTACTGAAGAAGTTACCGATTACGATTTAATCAAGGAACAAATTAAGGTGGCGGCAGGAATTCCTATCTCCGGTAAGAATTACTTTCCAAAACTTTGTTCGATGGAATGCCGGATCAATGCTGAAGATCCTGAAAATGGCTTCAGGCCAAGTCCCGGTAGAATTACCAACCTTCATATTCCGGGAGGTCATAAAGTACGGGTTGATTCACATGTTTATGCGGGCTATACCATTCCACCAAATTACGATTCTATGATTGCCAAACTGATTGTGAGCGCTCAAACCAGGGAAGAATGTTTGGTAAGAATGAAAAGGGCCTTGCAAGAGTTTGTAATTGAAGGTATTAAAACAACCATCCCCTTTCATATAAAAATGATGGATAATGAAATCTTCAAATCGGGAAAATATTCGACAAAATTCCTCGATGAATATGCCTACAAGGATCTTTAA
- the efp gene encoding elongation factor P — MASTADFKNGLCIEFNNDLYTIVEFQHVKPGKGGAFVRTKLKGLRNGKVIDHTFNSGVKVTTARIERRPHQFLYKDDLGFHFMDTSTYEQLSLPDDQIENADLIKEGQEVELVFHAETESVLSCELPAFINLQVTYTEPGIKGDTATNATKSATLETGAEIQVPLFINNEELLKIDTRTRSYVERVKE, encoded by the coding sequence ATGGCATCAACTGCTGATTTTAAAAACGGATTATGTATTGAATTCAACAATGACCTTTATACCATTGTGGAATTCCAGCATGTTAAACCGGGAAAAGGTGGCGCATTTGTCCGAACCAAATTAAAAGGACTTAGAAACGGAAAAGTAATTGACCACACTTTTAATTCGGGTGTAAAAGTTACAACAGCAAGAATTGAAAGACGTCCTCATCAATTTCTATATAAAGATGATTTAGGCTTCCATTTTATGGATACCTCCACCTACGAGCAATTGAGTTTGCCCGATGATCAAATTGAAAATGCCGATTTAATTAAAGAAGGTCAGGAAGTTGAATTAGTTTTTCATGCTGAAACAGAAAGTGTTTTATCATGTGAATTGCCGGCCTTTATTAATTTACAGGTAACCTATACCGAACCCGGAATTAAGGGAGATACTGCTACAAATGCAACAAAATCTGCTACTTTGGAGACCGGGGCGGAAATACAGGTGCCTCTTTTTATAAATAACGAAGAACTACTTAAAATTGATACGAGAACTCGTTCGTATGTTGAACGCGTAAAAGAATAG
- the accB gene encoding acetyl-CoA carboxylase biotin carboxyl carrier protein — protein sequence MKAKEIQDLIEFISTCGMDEVNIETDQIKLHVKKHGETQVVSAPAPVQNPAPQAAAPSPAPSASAPAPTQSTADEDSKYVAIKAPMIGTFYRSPNPESPSFVNVGDKVEAGQTICIIEAMKLFNEIESDVSGTVVKVVADNSSPVEYDQVLFLIDPS from the coding sequence ATGAAAGCAAAAGAAATTCAGGATTTAATTGAGTTCATCTCCACTTGTGGAATGGACGAGGTCAACATAGAAACAGACCAAATCAAATTACATGTTAAAAAACACGGTGAAACTCAGGTAGTAAGTGCACCGGCTCCGGTTCAAAATCCTGCTCCGCAGGCCGCTGCGCCAAGTCCTGCCCCATCTGCCTCTGCTCCCGCTCCTACCCAGAGTACTGCAGATGAAGATTCAAAATACGTAGCGATAAAAGCACCAATGATCGGTACATTTTACCGTTCTCCAAATCCGGAATCTCCATCTTTTGTCAATGTTGGTGACAAAGTTGAAGCCGGTCAAACAATATGTATTATTGAAGCAATGAAGCTTTTTAATGAAATCGAATCTGATGTTTCAGGAACGGTGGTAAAAGTAGTTGCTGACAATTCTTCTCCTGTAGAATACGATCAGGTATTATTTCTGATCGATCCCAGTTAA
- the tsaD gene encoding tRNA (adenosine(37)-N6)-threonylcarbamoyltransferase complex transferase subunit TsaD, producing MNTIILAIESSCDETSASIISNAKVLSNIIADQDVHKRFGGVVPELASRAHLQNIIPVVHQAISVAKIDKTQIQAIAFTRGPGLMGPLLVGLSFAKSMALSLNIPLIEVNHMQAHVLAHFIEDPKPSFPFICLTVSGGHTQLVLVEDHLNMKIAGQTLDDAVGEAFDKAAKLLGLGYPGGPEIDKHAALGDSSVYSFPISDMPDYNFSFSGIKTSLLYFLQKNLMKDPDFIKSNLNDICASYQKTLIDSLMQKLEKLAEDKGIGEIAIAGGVSANKGLRMAIQSTGNKKSWNTYIPDFQYCTDNAAMIAMAAHYKFLKGEFSDQAITPLARLSI from the coding sequence ATGAATACAATAATTTTAGCTATCGAGTCTTCCTGTGATGAAACTTCTGCTTCAATCATAAGCAATGCTAAGGTCTTATCAAACATAATTGCTGATCAGGATGTACACAAGAGATTTGGAGGAGTAGTTCCCGAGTTGGCTTCCAGAGCGCATCTTCAAAATATAATTCCGGTTGTGCATCAGGCAATTTCTGTCGCAAAGATAGATAAAACGCAGATTCAGGCCATTGCTTTTACCAGGGGGCCGGGATTGATGGGGCCATTATTGGTAGGGCTGTCCTTTGCAAAATCAATGGCACTCTCTTTAAATATTCCTCTTATTGAAGTAAATCATATGCAGGCGCATGTTTTGGCTCATTTTATAGAAGATCCAAAGCCCTCATTTCCATTTATCTGTCTTACCGTTTCCGGAGGTCATACACAATTGGTGCTTGTCGAAGATCATCTAAATATGAAAATAGCCGGACAAACGCTTGATGATGCCGTTGGTGAAGCTTTTGACAAAGCGGCTAAGCTCCTTGGTCTTGGTTATCCGGGAGGGCCAGAGATTGATAAGCACGCTGCACTTGGTGATTCTAGTGTTTATTCTTTTCCCATATCCGATATGCCCGATTACAACTTTTCATTCAGCGGTATAAAGACCTCGCTTCTGTATTTCTTGCAGAAGAACTTAATGAAGGATCCGGATTTTATTAAATCAAATTTAAACGATATCTGTGCCTCCTATCAAAAGACACTCATTGATTCCCTGATGCAAAAGTTAGAAAAACTTGCTGAGGATAAAGGAATCGGGGAAATAGCAATTGCCGGAGGAGTTTCCGCAAATAAAGGTTTGAGAATGGCTATACAAAGTACCGGCAATAAAAAGTCCTGGAATACCTATATACCGGATTTTCAGTATTGTACAGATAATGCAGCCATGATTGCCATGGCCGCACATTATAAATTTTTAAAAGGGGAATTTTCAGACCAGGCCATCACGCCTTTGGCCCGATTATCTATTTAA